The region GCATATGAAACTCTTCCATTTTGCTAGATACGACGGGCTGTATAAGTTCTTTCGAAGCTGAAATAAATGGATGTGCCATATCGATCCTCCTTTCCGTTTGACATTTTGCGTAAAATTTCTTTCTAGTCTAAGCAATACTTGTCATGCTTGGACACTGACAGCGCATATATTCACTGTATAAACCTCAAGAAAGCAGTGAGTATATGTCTAAATTTTTACAGGGAACTATTATTTTAATAATTGCTGGCTTAATTACACGTGTACTCGGGTTTGTCAATCGAATTGTGGTGGCTCGAATGATTGGAGACGAAGGTGTGGGACTTTATATGATGGCGGTCCCCACGCTGGTATTAGTAATCACCTTAACACAGCTTGGGCTACCGGTTGCCATTTCAAAGTTAGTGGCAGAAGCAGAAGCTTTAGGTGACAGGCATAAAATAAAAAAAATACTTGTCGTCTCTTTAAGTATTACGTGTACGCTGAGCGTTTTATTTACGCTCGGACTAATATTATTCGCTCCCGTTGTAGCAAAAACCTTCTTTACAGATTCACGTACGATCTATCCGCTGCTTGCGATTATCCCAGTTATTCCAATCATCGCCGTCTCGTCTGTCATCCGCGGATATTTTCAAGGAAAGCAGCAAATGAAGCCTGCTGCTTATTCTCAAATTATCGAACAAGTGGTGCGCATTACGTTAATTGCCGTATGTACAAAAGCGTTTTTGCCTTATGGAATTCAGTACGCCGCGGCTGGCGCTATGCTATCTTCAGTATTTGGAGAGCTGGCTTCACTGTTTTATATGGTGTTTATGTTCAAGCGAAAAAAGAAAATCACGGTAAGACGAAAATTTTTTGCCTCTTTACATGCAGGCAAAGATACGTTCTTTGACTTGATGCGAATCGCTCTTCCCACGACAGGAAGCCGCATGATTGGATCAATTTCTTGGTTTTTAGAACCGATTGTAGTAGCTCAAAGTTTAGCAATTGCAGGAGTAGCGACGGCTGTAGCAACGAAGCAGTACGGAGAATTAACAGGCTTTGCACTCCCTCTCCTGATGCTGCCTTCTTTTGTAACGGTGTCTCTATCCACTTCCTTAGTTCCGGCAATTAGTGAATCTCTTGCACAGAATCAAATGAAACAAATCGAATATCGGCTTCATCAAGCTCTCCGCTTGTCGTTTGTAACAGGCGGACTGGCCGTTGTTGTTCTTTATGTATTTGCTAATCCGGTAATGGAATTGATGTATGGTTCTGACAAAGCAGCTATTTTTGTCAAAGTAATGGCGCCTTTTTTTATCTTTTATTATTTCCAAGGACCTCTTCAAGCTGTTCTGCAGGCGCTAGACCTTGCAAAAGCTGCCATGATTAACAGTTTTATAGGAGCAGCGGTCAAAACATCTCTTATCTTCTTACTCGCAACTCAGCCCAATCTAGGCATTATGGGAGCTGGCCTTGCAATCGTTGTTGGAATGATGCTTGTCACTCTTTTACACCTGTCTACAGTCATGAAAAAAATTACGTATAAGCTTCATGTGTTTGAATATCTTCGCAGCTTTGCTGTAATGGGAATATCAGGTTTCACCGGACATTTTGCTTATATGAACCTTTTCACTTCCATTCCTTTAAGCTTACGAACCGTTTTATCGATTGCACTTACAAGCTTTGTATATGTCCTGTTTTTACTGCTTTTTAGACTGATAACAAAAGAAGAATTAAACCGTTTTTCTGTGTTACGTTATTTTAAACGAAAATAAAACGCGGAGCAATCCGCGTTTTATTGTTTTACATCTACCAAATCTATAAAAAACTTTCCGTTGTCATAGCTGCAATATGAAATCTTATCTAAGTTTGAATATCCAAGCTTCGCTAGCTCTGTTCTTAGCCATTCCGTTGTTTTGTGTTCATGCAACAGATGCTCTTCTTGAATAATGCCGTCAATGATAAAAGGCAAATTTAAATTACCTTTTTTACCTGTTTGCTGATCTTTTTCAAACACGGATAGCTTTCCTGAAGATTCTAAAATAGCAAATTCGACATCTGCTACATTTTTTACATTTTTATCACGCAGCTGCACGAGCAAGTCATTGAAGTTATATCGCTGCCTTTTCATTTCATGTTCGTTTATTTTTCCATTTTCAATGATAATACTAGGTTTGCCATCAATAAAATTTCGCATTCGATTGCTTTTAAGAGACCATATAGCTAAGCCGATTTGAATAATAAGAAGCGTTAACATCGGAAGAATTGAATACAGCAAAGGATCTTTTGGGTTTTCAATAGCCATTACTGCCATTTCGGCAATCATAATGAAGACAACTAAATCCAAAATGCTCAGCTCTCCTATTTCCCTTTTACCCATAACGCGAAAAATAATTAAAACGACTACGTATAAAAGCACGGTTCGCGCAACCATGATCAATAGCTCCACTGCAAAGACCTCCTTTATGTATTCCCTTGTAGTTTGTACCATTTATTTTAAAATAGCCTTACTTTTATGCGTCTATTTTGAAGTCCTGCCGAATATGCTCGTACTAAGGGTACGCCTATCTTTTTATTTCATGAGGGGGAAACAAGTTGGGTGCAAAACGAATGAGCAACGCTGTATTTGCAGGAGTAGCAACAATCTTAGTGATGGCTTTAGCGATTAGCATTATCTTTTCGCTTATTTTAAAATTCACATCGCTTGAAGAACAGTCGGTACGTTTATTTTTACTCATTCTCTCATTTATTACACTGTTTATCGGAGGATTTATCGCGGGAGGACGAAACGGTTCAAAGGGACTTCTTGTTGGAGGGGCCACTGGTATTTCTTATTCCTTTTTAATGTTTTTGCTACAATTCCTCGGCTATAGTCATCTGTTTTCTGCACAACAGCTTTTATTTCACGCTGGATTTATTGGAGTCGCTATTCTCGGGGGAATTGTTGGCGTAAACATTGCCGGTTCACGAGAAGCATAAAAAAACGTCACGTACATGTACGTGACGTTTTTTTATTAATCTACGCTTCTTACTTCACGAATAGCATTACGGTCAAATGTTAATTTTGAACCGTCAGTGCTGCGAACCACAACTTGTGACTCATCAATTGCGTCTACCAAACCGTGCATACCGCCAATCGTTACAATCTTATCACCTTTTTTAAGTGTTGATTGCATTTGCTGTACGTTTTTTTGACGTTTTTGCTGTGGACGGATTAGCAAGAAATAGAAAATGACAAACATTAAAAGTAATGGCCAAATATTTTGTAAAACACCCATGAAAACTCCTCCTTTTATTTATATTATCAACAGGCACTCATTCATAAATTTGATGAAAATTCCTGTAGTGACCTAGAAATTCTTTGCGTCTGGACCGTTAAACCCATATTTTTCAAAGAACTCATCACGGAAATCGCCAAGTCGGTCTTCGCGAATGGCTTCACGGACTTGCTCCATTAAGTTTAGCAGAAAATATAAGTTATGGTAAGATGTTAAACGAATTCCAAACGTTTCATTACAACGAATTAAGTGGCGAATATACGCTCTTGAATAATTTTGACATGTGTAGCAGTCACAGTTTGGATCAATTGGACCGAAGTCTTCTGCATATTTTGCATTTTTAACAACAAGACGACCTTCGCTTGTCATAAGCGTTCCGTTACGTGCAATACGCGTGGGTAATACGCAATCAAACATATCAATTCCGCGAATCGCTCCATCAATTAACGAGTCAGGTGACCCTACTCCCATTAAATAACGAGGTTTGTCGGTTGGTAAGTATGGCGTCGTAAACTCAAGCACACGATTCATCACATCTTTTGGTTCTCCAACTGACAGGCCTCCTACAGCATAACCTGGGAAGTCCATTGAAACTAAATCAGCTGCACTTTGACGGCGTAAATCTTCAAACTCTCCGCCTTGAACAATCCCAAAAAGACCTTGGTCTTGAGGACGGCTATGAGCCTTAAGGCATCGCTCTGCCCAGCGGCTTGTGCGTTCAACTGAACGTTTTAAGTAGTCGTATTCTGCTGGATAAGGAGGGCATTCATCAAATGCCATCATAATATCAGACCCAAGCGCATTTTGAATGTCCATCGCCTTTTCTGGAGATAAGAAAAGCTTGTCTCCATTCAAATGGTTGCGGAAATGAACCCCTTCTTCTTCAATACGACGCAAATCGCTTAAACTAAAAACTTGGAAGCCGCCTGAATCCGTTAAGATGGGACGATCCCAGTTCATAAATTTATGCAGACCTCCCGCTTTTTTAACAATTTCATGACCTGGACGAAGCCATAAATGATACGTATTACTTAAAATAATGCCTGCCCCCATTGCTTTTAAATCTTCCGGAGACATTGTTTTTACTGTAGCTAATGTGCCTACTGGCATAAAAATAGGCGTTTCAAATGAGCCATGAGGCGTGTGGACAATCCCTAAACGCGCTCCTGTTTGTTTACAAGTTTTTATATGTTCGTAACGAATTGCTGTCATTGATGTATTCCTTTCATGTTAAATTACACGATTAGCATCGCGTCGCCGAAGCTGAAAAAGCGATACTTCTCTGCTACAGCTTGTTCATAGGCAGAAATTACGTTTTCTCTTCCTGCTAAGGCACTTACAAGCATAATGAGCGTAGATTTTGGAAGATGGAAATTGGTAATCATTCCATCAATTGCTTTAAATTCATACCCTGGGAAGATAAAAATATTGGTCCAGCCTGAAGAAGCAACAAATTTGCCGTTATGCTCAGTTGCAATCGTTTCAAGGGTACGGGTAGAAGTTGTGCCTACTGAAATAATACGACCGCCTTTTTCGCGTACGCTGTTTAGTAAAGCAGCGGTTCCTTCACTCACTTGATAAAACTCTGAGTGCATATCGTGCTCTTCTAAGTCGTCAACGCTGACTGGACGGAATGTACCCAATCCGACATGAAGCGTTAAAAATGCAATATGCACACCTTTTGTTTTTAACTGTTCAAGCATCTCTTCTGTAAAGTGAAGACCTGCTGTTGGCGCTGCTGCAGAACCTTGTTCGCGAGCAAAAACCGTTTGATAGCGCTCTTGATCATCCAAGCGTTCTTTAATATAAGGCGGCAGCGGCATTTCTCCCAGTTGTTCCAGCACCTCATAAAAGATGCCTTGATAGTTGAATTCTAACAAACGTCCGCCTTGATCGCTCGTTTCTTTACATACAGCTGTCAGACGTCCGTCACCAAACGAAATAACCGTGCCTTCTTTTACTCGCTTAGCCGGTTTTACAAGCGTCTCCCACGTATCGCCTTGTGTTTGTTTTAAAAGCAATACTTCAATATTAGCACCTGTATCTTCTTTTGTCCCAAATAACCGTGCAGGAAGAACACGCGTGTCGTTTAACACTAAACAATCTCCTTCTTGCACATAATCAAGAAGGTCATGAAACATATGATGCTTCACACTTCCTGTTTCTTTGTTTAATACCATGAGTCTTGACGCATCTCGCTGCTCAAGCGGTGTTTGGGCAATCAATTCTTCTGGTAAATGAAAATCAAATAAATCTACTTTCAAAATGTTCACCTGTTTCTACTTAATTATTTAAATCTGCCAATTACATAAAAAATAAGTGATAACACAACGCTTACTAGAATACATGTCACAATCGGGAAATAAAAGGTTGTATTTCCTTTTTTGATAAAAATATCGCCAGGAAGCTTGCCAACGAACTGCCATAACAGCCCAATGACTACTAAAATGCCCCCTAATGTGATAAGCATCTTAGGCATATCATTCACTGATCAGGCACCTCCAGCTGAAAATGATCATAAACCAAAGGAGTCACAATTCTTCCTCGCGGCGTTCGCTGCAAAAAGCCAATTTGCAATAGATACGGCTCGTATACGTCTTCAATTGTGTGAGACTCTTCACCAATAGTAGCCGATATTGTGTCTAACCCTACAGGTCCGCCTCTAAATTTTTCGATAATCCCTCTTAATAATTTATGGTCAATATGATCAAGACCTAAACGGTCCACCTGCAACATTTCTAATGCTTCGGTGGCAAGCCTTTCGGTTATGGCTCCATCTCCTTTGACCTGGGCAAAATCTCTTACTCTTCGAAGCAAGCGATTCGCAATACGCGGAGTTCCCCTGGCACGCCTAGCCATCTCAAACGTAGCTTTCTGATCAATCTCTACATCTAAAATAGCGGCTGTCCTTTCTACTATCGAAGCAAGATCTTCTTCTTGGTAGTATTCTAAACGGCTTAAAACGCCGAAGCGATCACGCAAAGGAGAAGATAAAAGCCCTGCTCTTGTCGTTGCACCTACTAGCGTAAACGGAGGCAAATCCAGACGGACGGAACGTGCACTAGGTCCTTTTCCAATAACAATATCCAAACAGAAATCTTCCATTGCTGGGTATAGTACTTCTTCAACCGAACGATTTAATCGATGAATTTCATCAATAAAAAGCACATCTCCAGGCTCTAAGCTGGTTAAAACTGCAGCTAAGTCGCCTGGACGCTCAATGGCTGGCCCTGAGGTCGTTCGGATTTGCACGCCCATTTCATTAGCGATAATAGTAGCAAGGGTTGTTTTCCCCAATCCTGGAGGACCATATAAGAGCACGTGATCTAACGTTTCGCTTCGCATTTTGGCAGCTTTAATAAAAATGTCAAGGTGGGATTTTACTTTATGCTGACCAATATACTGCTGTAAAGTTTGCGGCCGCAAACTTTGCTCGATGATTTCTTCTTCACCAAGAACATCTCCCGTTACAATACGATCGTCCATTTTACTCCTCCCTTACTTATTGTTTCAATAATCGTTTTAGCGCTTCTTTAATATACTGATCCGTTGTCATCGTTTCCTTCATTAAAGCCGGAACAATTTTTTTGATTTCTCTTTCTGCATAACCTAATACTTTAAGTGCTTCAATCGCTTCATCAAGTGCTTCTGAACTTTGAGATTTGACTTCTTGTGCGTCCAAATCTGCAAATAAAGAAGGAACGGCATCTGGTACAATATCATGCAGCTTTCCTTTTAAGTCTAGAATCATCTGTCGAGCTGTTTTTTTACCTACTCCTGGAAACTTAACTAAAAACTTCTCGTCTTCCTCTTCCACAGCTTGGACAACCTGCGCTGGATTACCTGACGCTAAAATAGCTAAACCGCCTTTTGGACCGATTCCTGACACGCTAATTAACTTCATAAATAAATCCTTTTGTTCTCGCGAAGCAAACCCGTAAAGTGCAATTACGTCTTCTCTTACATATTGATAGGTGTAAACCGTCTTTGGTTGTTCATCAATTGAAAATACATATGGATTCGGCGTAAAGACTTGATAGCCTATTCCGTTGTTTTCAATTACTACATACTCAGGATTTATATATGTAACAGTGCCTTTGATATAATCAAACAATAAGCTCTCTCCTTAATCACGTACGCGCGGGCAGTGACCTTCAACTTTGCCTACGAAGAATCCTGCCCGCATCGTTCTCTATTTTCCTTTAAAGTTGCTGTTTAAAAAGACGTTCAAGAGAATGTTTGCCTCTTTTCATCTTTATCTATCCATTTTTACAATATATACAAAAAATAGAACCGCCCACTTTTATTGATGAATGACCTTTTAAGGTATATACAATACTAGACTGCTGAATACCATTTTAACATATCGCCAAAAGCAAATAGAAGCAATTTAGAATGTTGAATTCAATAATTATTTTACCATACTAAAAAACGGCTGCTTTATGGAAAGCGGCCGCTGCTGGAGCTGATAGATTTTATAGAAATTAATGAGGGAAAGATATTCATCTTTTGATTGAACGCGAATACCTTTCTTTAATTGTTCATGCTGATAGCTTTCAAGCCTTTTGATGTCAATTTGAAAAAACGATTGTATAATGTGCTGCGACGAAGCTGGTTTGCCCTCAAATGCTGAGAGGATACCGTTAACAGAAAGCCCTACGTAGCCGTTCTCTTTTAAAATAGGTGAAATATCGTCTATACTTGTTCTAAAAACTAGCTCTTGATCCGTTTCTTTAAGCAGTCGCCAATTTTTATATTTTTTCATTAATTGTTTTTTTGTCATAGAAGGGCTTTTAATCATCTCTTGACTTACGACTCCATCCACATACACGCGCTCAAGAAATAATGTCATCGGCTCCTTTTCATTCGCATCTGCACGGTATGGCATTATACAAAGCACAATACTTACTAGCATTAAAAAAGCTGCTTGATGAATGACTTTCTTCACTCACCTTCACCTCACACGTTAATCATACTCTTTTTAGTATTATCTAAAAAGGTTTTGTGAAAATCTACACTAATAGTTTGACCTACTTATTTTCTTTTATCCTCTTATTTTATTAAGCACATCCCTTTCACAACATTATGTTAAGAAAACATGGAGTATTTGTTACATTTGCACACTATTTGTAAAATTTTCTCTTGAACGTTTTAATTAAATTTTCGCAGGGTATGTACATAGTGGAAGTAATTGTAAGGACTTCTATTATCTATTTTCATAAAAAAGGGAGCTGAAGTAATGAGAATGAATAAACGTGTAGTCGGAACTTTTTTTTCAGAGAAAGAAGCTTTAGATGTTATCCATAATTTAAAACGTCAAGGTTATCGAGAAACAGACATTATGGTTATTTCCAACAGTAAAAGCAATACATTTCAAATAGGTCATGATACAAATGTAATTATTGAAGCTGGTTCACCTGCTGTAAGTTCATTAGCTGGCGTCATGATGGATAACTTTTTTACCATGATGACAGGCGGCATGGGGCTCAAACAAGGAAACGGCTTGAAATCAAAATTAATCCGCATGGGCATACCAGACATCTCAGCCGTGCAGTGCGAAACGGATGTAGCTGCTGGTAAAATTCTAATTTTGATAGATGCCGTAAGCTCTGAACAAACGCCAGCCTACGGAACCTATACGGAACACAACGAGCATAGAGCCGTCCAACTACGTGAAGAAAAATTAGATGTTTTAAAAGAACGCGTCCAAGTCGGTGAAGTAAAACTCCACAAAAAAGTAATAGAGGAAGAAAGAACTGTACACGTTCCTGTTACGAGAGAAGAGTTTTATATTGAACGCCGCCCTGTAATTGACGGAGACTATAACGCTGGGTCACTTACAGAAGATGAAATCATTCGTGTTCCAATCATGGAAGAACGAGTAGAAGTAACCAAAAGACCAGTTATCGTTGAAGAAGTAATTATAGGGAAGAAGCTTATTCAAGAAACAAAAGAATGGACTGAAACGATTAAGAAAGAAGAAGCAAGCGTAGAACCGGATGGACTCGCGAGCCCTGAAGTATACGAGAATATGATGAACTATACAGACCATACTTACGCTCAAGTTTCCGCAGCTCTAGCAAGCGACGTGGAAGCCGAATACGAAAATGGTCAGGCAACTAACAACGAGAAGCCAAACACACAAGCTAACAAGACAAGCTCTTCTGCAAAAAATTTAAAAAATACAAAGAGTGTCGCTACGGCATCAGCAGATACGAAAAAAAGAGAAGGTCGCCTCAAACAAAATGAAACTAACGCTCAAAAGGAAGAAGCGGAATCTAAAACAACAAGCACATCTGCTTCTAAGAAGAAAAATTAATAGTTACATGTTCGAGGAATAGCTGCCTGGCTTCAATGGCAGCTTTTTTATATGTATTCTCATCAAAAAAAACAGCCGTCCTTCACAGACAGCTGCTTCTTCATTTAACGATGTTTATGATTGACATTCTCATCGACTGATTCAAATAGACCATTGAAATTAGTTTGAATCGTATTTCGGTCTTTTCCATTTCGAATATCGGCATCAAGAGAACGAGCATTCATAAATACATCATGATCTACTTTTACTTGAACATTGTAGTCCTTTGCAATAGGCTTTACTTTATCGAGTACGTTTTGTTTTAAACGGCCGTTATTTATGTCTTTGGCAGGATCGACAGCAACTAATAGCTGATCTCCACGGACAACAGCGCGGCTATTTTCTACCCCTTTAACGCTGGCAGCCCGATCAGCCACTTTTTCCGTAAAATCTCTTGGATAATCTTCACCATAATACATATTAGCAATGCCATTTGTACGATCATTTATATTATTGATGTTTCCATAAGGGTTTGTCGGATTGTCAAAACGTCCATCACTTACGTTTAACGGATAATTAGGTGTTCCATTCCCATCTAAAACTTCAGTCATTGGACCTTTCGGATTATCTACGCGATGTTCATTTGCTTTTTCATTTGTATGATACCCAACAGGCTGTGTCGTATCTGTATAGCGCTGTTCCATACCTTGGTCTTTGTTATTACAAGCGCCAAGTCCCATCATACATGCAAAAGCTAAAGAAGTTGCTACATACCTATTCAACATAATCGCCCCCTAATTTAAGCTCTATTTATTCTGAGCTTACTCTTAGGATTAAAAGACGAGCCGTTTATTATTCGATGAAGTGTTTATAAACTCTTTACATGTCATGTAGGTTTTGTAAGTGCTGGTAAATCACTCGATAAAAACGTGTACGCTGTGACCATTCTTCAACTGATTGTTGCATTAACCTTTGGCGGTTTGCCCATGATAAAGCAGAGGCGTTTATATTCCAGTTTCTCATCAACATCGATGGAAATAGCAAAGAAGCAAGAAAAAAAGGCTGCTTGCTTAATTCTCTTATTTTCGAGTGTTGAAGTAATTCTTTCATCGACCACTGTACGTAAGGCAAAAAGCGCTGGACAAGCTGAATATAGTCATAAAGAGCAGGAGCTTTAGCCGATAAGTCAAAATCAATCATGACAATACCCAAGTGGTTCGTTTTCAAGAAATTATGCGAAGCAACGTCACCATGAATAATGGAATAGTCCAACTGACTATCTCTGAAACGCTCCATTAAGACTAAAGCTTTTTCTCCCCAAGTCACAATGTCTTTATACACATGAACTTGATTAAATTCTCTAAATATGTGAGATGCTTCTCGAAAAGATGAAAGTCGCTTTTTCCATTTTAAAATAAGATCATATTCAGGAAGCTTTGTAGACACGGCTATTTTCTTTTTATAAACTTCTCCATGATAGCGAATCAATGTTTGTAATACTCCTTCTCGATCCTGAGAACTTTCATACGTTATCTCTTTTACTTGCTTGACAAAAGGCATCATCGCCCAATACAAATGACGGTCCTTTATATAGAGTTCACCTTCTGAATAAGTTTCGAAGTTAACTGCATACCCTTGCTTAATCTGGGATAAAAAATGATAAACATGCTCAATTTTGCTTTTGTCTCTGTATGCTTTTATTACTTTTTTTCCTTTATTCGTATCCGCTATGATGACATGAGGCTTTTTCATACGATACGTCTCAACGTGAATACCTTTTCTTTTCAAATAGAGAAAGAGACGATTTAAATTAAAATCGTCTCGTGTATAATAATCAATCTTCATCTTCGTCATACTCATCATATTCTGGAATACTAAATGCATTTGGGTCAAATGCAGGATACGAAGGTACACCAATCATGCCATATGGGGCTGGGTAGGGTGCCCTTGGGTCCTGAAAGCCATAAGGTACCTGCTGTTGGTACTGTGGATAAGGCTGCTGTGGTGCATAGTCATAAGGTCTTGGTTCACCGCAGCCGCAGTCTCCTTGCTGCTGTGGTGCATAGTGCTGCCCATAGTTGTTATGCGCGTTTTCGAAACCATCGGAAGAACTTTCATAATGTCCACCTGTCATGGCTCCTTGCACTTGTGGATACATTGGTGCTTGATGATAGGCCGGATAAACTGGCTGCTGATATCCCCATGGAGGCGGACAAGGAGAGCATTGTACCGGTCCATAGCAGCTGTGTGGCATCATTGGATACATTGGCATCGGGGCCATATGAGCGCCCATTGCATGTTCTTCAAACGATTCGTTTTCATGACCGTGATGATACATTGGAGCCTGTTGATACATTGGCATTGGATATGAGTGCGGTGCATACATTGGCGGA is a window of Priestia aryabhattai DNA encoding:
- a CDS encoding DUF421 domain-containing protein, with product MELLIMVARTVLLYVVVLIIFRVMGKREIGELSILDLVVFIMIAEMAVMAIENPKDPLLYSILPMLTLLIIQIGLAIWSLKSNRMRNFIDGKPSIIIENGKINEHEMKRQRYNFNDLLVQLRDKNVKNVADVEFAILESSGKLSVFEKDQQTGKKGNLNLPFIIDGIIQEEHLLHEHKTTEWLRTELAKLGYSNLDKISYCSYDNGKFFIDLVDVKQ
- the yajC gene encoding preprotein translocase subunit YajC, whose protein sequence is MGVLQNIWPLLLMFVIFYFLLIRPQQKRQKNVQQMQSTLKKGDKIVTIGGMHGLVDAIDESQVVVRSTDGSKLTFDRNAIREVRSVD
- a CDS encoding DUF2905 domain-containing protein, which produces MNDMPKMLITLGGILVVIGLLWQFVGKLPGDIFIKKGNTTFYFPIVTCILVSVVLSLIFYVIGRFK
- a CDS encoding TIGR04086 family membrane protein, which translates into the protein MGAKRMSNAVFAGVATILVMALAISIIFSLILKFTSLEEQSVRLFLLILSFITLFIGGFIAGGRNGSKGLLVGGATGISYSFLMFLLQFLGYSHLFSAQQLLFHAGFIGVAILGGIVGVNIAGSREA
- the spoVB gene encoding stage V sporulation protein B, translated to MSKFLQGTIILIIAGLITRVLGFVNRIVVARMIGDEGVGLYMMAVPTLVLVITLTQLGLPVAISKLVAEAEALGDRHKIKKILVVSLSITCTLSVLFTLGLILFAPVVAKTFFTDSRTIYPLLAIIPVIPIIAVSSVIRGYFQGKQQMKPAAYSQIIEQVVRITLIAVCTKAFLPYGIQYAAAGAMLSSVFGELASLFYMVFMFKRKKKITVRRKFFASLHAGKDTFFDLMRIALPTTGSRMIGSISWFLEPIVVAQSLAIAGVATAVATKQYGELTGFALPLLMLPSFVTVSLSTSLVPAISESLAQNQMKQIEYRLHQALRLSFVTGGLAVVVLYVFANPVMELMYGSDKAAIFVKVMAPFFIFYYFQGPLQAVLQALDLAKAAMINSFIGAAVKTSLIFLLATQPNLGIMGAGLAIVVGMMLVTLLHLSTVMKKITYKLHVFEYLRSFAVMGISGFTGHFAYMNLFTSIPLSLRTVLSIALTSFVYVLFLLLFRLITKEELNRFSVLRYFKRK
- a CDS encoding YhcN/YlaJ family sporulation lipoprotein, with product MLNRYVATSLAFACMMGLGACNNKDQGMEQRYTDTTQPVGYHTNEKANEHRVDNPKGPMTEVLDGNGTPNYPLNVSDGRFDNPTNPYGNINNINDRTNGIANMYYGEDYPRDFTEKVADRAASVKGVENSRAVVRGDQLLVAVDPAKDINNGRLKQNVLDKVKPIAKDYNVQVKVDHDVFMNARSLDADIRNGKDRNTIQTNFNGLFESVDENVNHKHR
- a CDS encoding BofC C-terminal domain-containing protein, with protein sequence MKKVIHQAAFLMLVSIVLCIMPYRADANEKEPMTLFLERVYVDGVVSQEMIKSPSMTKKQLMKKYKNWRLLKETDQELVFRTSIDDISPILKENGYVGLSVNGILSAFEGKPASSQHIIQSFFQIDIKRLESYQHEQLKKGIRVQSKDEYLSLINFYKIYQLQQRPLSIKQPFFSMVK
- the ruvB gene encoding Holliday junction branch migration DNA helicase RuvB, with the protein product MDDRIVTGDVLGEEEIIEQSLRPQTLQQYIGQHKVKSHLDIFIKAAKMRSETLDHVLLYGPPGLGKTTLATIIANEMGVQIRTTSGPAIERPGDLAAVLTSLEPGDVLFIDEIHRLNRSVEEVLYPAMEDFCLDIVIGKGPSARSVRLDLPPFTLVGATTRAGLLSSPLRDRFGVLSRLEYYQEEDLASIVERTAAILDVEIDQKATFEMARRARGTPRIANRLLRRVRDFAQVKGDGAITERLATEALEMLQVDRLGLDHIDHKLLRGIIEKFRGGPVGLDTISATIGEESHTIEDVYEPYLLQIGFLQRTPRGRIVTPLVYDHFQLEVPDQ
- a CDS encoding YsnF/AvaK domain-containing protein, with the protein product MRMNKRVVGTFFSEKEALDVIHNLKRQGYRETDIMVISNSKSNTFQIGHDTNVIIEAGSPAVSSLAGVMMDNFFTMMTGGMGLKQGNGLKSKLIRMGIPDISAVQCETDVAAGKILILIDAVSSEQTPAYGTYTEHNEHRAVQLREEKLDVLKERVQVGEVKLHKKVIEEERTVHVPVTREEFYIERRPVIDGDYNAGSLTEDEIIRVPIMEERVEVTKRPVIVEEVIIGKKLIQETKEWTETIKKEEASVEPDGLASPEVYENMMNYTDHTYAQVSAALASDVEAEYENGQATNNEKPNTQANKTSSSAKNLKNTKSVATASADTKKREGRLKQNETNAQKEEAESKTTSTSASKKKN
- the queA gene encoding tRNA preQ1(34) S-adenosylmethionine ribosyltransferase-isomerase QueA; the protein is MKVDLFDFHLPEELIAQTPLEQRDASRLMVLNKETGSVKHHMFHDLLDYVQEGDCLVLNDTRVLPARLFGTKEDTGANIEVLLLKQTQGDTWETLVKPAKRVKEGTVISFGDGRLTAVCKETSDQGGRLLEFNYQGIFYEVLEQLGEMPLPPYIKERLDDQERYQTVFAREQGSAAAPTAGLHFTEEMLEQLKTKGVHIAFLTLHVGLGTFRPVSVDDLEEHDMHSEFYQVSEGTAALLNSVREKGGRIISVGTTSTRTLETIATEHNGKFVASSGWTNIFIFPGYEFKAIDGMITNFHLPKSTLIMLVSALAGRENVISAYEQAVAEKYRFFSFGDAMLIV
- the tgt gene encoding tRNA guanosine(34) transglycosylase Tgt: MTAIRYEHIKTCKQTGARLGIVHTPHGSFETPIFMPVGTLATVKTMSPEDLKAMGAGIILSNTYHLWLRPGHEIVKKAGGLHKFMNWDRPILTDSGGFQVFSLSDLRRIEEEGVHFRNHLNGDKLFLSPEKAMDIQNALGSDIMMAFDECPPYPAEYDYLKRSVERTSRWAERCLKAHSRPQDQGLFGIVQGGEFEDLRRQSAADLVSMDFPGYAVGGLSVGEPKDVMNRVLEFTTPYLPTDKPRYLMGVGSPDSLIDGAIRGIDMFDCVLPTRIARNGTLMTSEGRLVVKNAKYAEDFGPIDPNCDCYTCQNYSRAYIRHLIRCNETFGIRLTSYHNLYFLLNLMEQVREAIREDRLGDFRDEFFEKYGFNGPDAKNF
- the ruvA gene encoding Holliday junction branch migration protein RuvA, which translates into the protein MFDYIKGTVTYINPEYVVIENNGIGYQVFTPNPYVFSIDEQPKTVYTYQYVREDVIALYGFASREQKDLFMKLISVSGIGPKGGLAILASGNPAQVVQAVEEEDEKFLVKFPGVGKKTARQMILDLKGKLHDIVPDAVPSLFADLDAQEVKSQSSEALDEAIEALKVLGYAEREIKKIVPALMKETMTTDQYIKEALKRLLKQ